In Triticum urartu cultivar G1812 chromosome 6, Tu2.1, whole genome shotgun sequence, the following proteins share a genomic window:
- the LOC125514373 gene encoding clustered mitochondria protein isoform X2 produces the protein MAGKSKGARNKAKAQAASQEAVSVEPVADVVEEAKPQNGEVTEAPAAEVAPAAEVAAADVEKEEGDAAEAAQAAEKPAEGELHLYPVSVKTQSGEKLELQLSPGDSVIDVKQFLLDAPETCFYTCYDLILHTKDGSTHQLEDYNEISEIADITAGGCSLEMVAATYDERSIRSHLRRVRELLSLSSLHVSLSTSLALQQESAQAKNADAGKTAHQELDGLNFMEDTTVALTNLLASAPAEIKCVDSIVFSSFNPPPSYRRLHGDLIYIDVVTLEGSKHCITGSSKSFYVNASNGSVLDSRPLKQSHEASTLVGLLQKISAKFKKGFREILDRKASAHPFENVQALLPVTSWLGAHPVPEHRRDAARAEDSVVLSYGTELIGMQRDWNEELQSCREFPHANPQERILRGRALYKVTCDFVDAAVKGAVGVINRCIPPINPTDPECFHMYVHNNIFFSFAVDSDYEQISKDQKPDCQNGSSRSTPVLSPGLGAKADSGVAPDSETEEANSVLEGPTEAQIADSEQATYASANNDLKGTKSYQEADISGLYNLAMAIIDYRGHRVVAQSIIPGILQGDKSDSLLYGSVDNGKKISWNESFHAKVVEAAKRLHVKEHVVLDGSGNPVKLAATVECKGIVGSDDRHYILDLMRVTPRDSNYIGLQHRFCVLRPELVASFVEAESIKKSPTQKVPDVPTESNGQESDDIASGSDATAASVEEHDKSDETPVSTPAESNDSTAEILFNPNVFTEYKLAGSPEEIEADEALVKKVGSYLLDTVIPKFVQDLCSLDVSPMDGQTLTDVLHSNGINVRYLGKVAGLIKHLPHLWDLFSAEIIVRSAKHVVKDILRQSPDHNIAPAVAHFLNCFFGKVLAASTKGSTGSPQSKTQKKSSQSASSKKGQSAFSQLTSDGVWSDIKEFAKHKYQFEAPDDVRVGAKRVAVLRNLCQKVGITIAARKYDLHSTTPFQPSDILNLQPVVKHSVPTCTDARKLMEAGKIRMAEGTLNEAYALFSEAFSLLQQINGPMHKDAANCCRYLAMVLYHAGDTAGAIVQQHRELIINERCLGLDHPDTAHSYGNMALFYHGLNQTELALRHMSRTLLLLSLASGPDHPDVAATLINVAMMYQDASNMSTALRYLQEALKKNERLLGPGHIQTAVCYHALAIAFSCMGAYKLSVQHETKTHDILVKQLGSDDSRTKDSENWLNTFKGREQQVIAQKQKGQGTVPSANAVEFLKAHPGLFQAMKAAAIQSGGDGPANVNRVRGGDERAAKAAAEARKTAVARGVNLRNGPAASVSDINQILNLINSAASASAASSGNAQATESEVPQSNGPALNGAKEAKDTSRPSAKADGQAPVGLGASLELKKQKSKQKA, from the exons ATGGCGGGCAAGTCCAAGGGTGCGAGGAACAAGGCCAAGGCGCAGGCCGCCAGCCAGGAGGCCGTCTCGGTGGAGCCGGTCGCTGATGTGGTGGAGGAGGCCAAGCCCCAGAACGGGGAAGTGACTGAGGCCCCTGCTGCCGAGGTCGCCCCTGCTGCTGAGGTCGCTGCCGCGGAcgtggagaaggaggagggggatgCGGCCGAGGCCGCACAGGCTGCAGAGAAGCCAGCTGAAG GAGAGCTTCATCTATACCCTGTTTCTGTTAAGACGCAATCAGGTGAAAAGCTGGAGCTGCAG CTAAGCCCTGGAGATTCTGTCATTGATGTCAAACAATTCCTCTTGGACGCTCCTGAAACTTGCTTCTACACATGCTATGATTTGATATTGCATACGAAAGATGGTTCAACACACCAGTTAGAGGACTACAATGAAATTTCTGAGATTGCAGATATAACTGCTGGTGGCTGTTCGTTGGAGATGGTTGCTG CAACATATGATGAGAGGTCTATTAGGTCGCATCTCCGCCGTGTCCGGGAATTGCTCTCTCTTTCTAGTCTTCATGTCTCACTATCGACATCCCTAGCTCTGCAGCAGGAGTCTGCACAGGCCAAAAATGCAG ATGCAGGAAAAACTGCTCACCAGGAGCTTGATGGTTTGAATTTCATGGAGGATACTACTGTAGCTCTTACTAATTTGCTGGCATCTGCACCAGCAGAAATCAAATGTGTGGACAGCATAGTTTTTTCATCATTCAATCCTCCACCAAGTTATAGGAG GTTACATGGGGATCTCATCTATATTGATGTTGTGACATTAGAAGGAAGCAAACACTGCATCACGGGGAGCTCCAAATCTTTTTATGTGAACGCTAGCAATGGAAGTGTTTTGGATTCAAGACCTTTGAAACAATCTCACGAAGCCAGCACTTTAGTTGGCCTGCTACAAAAAATTAGCGCCAAGTTTAAGAAAG GCTTTCGTGAAATATTGGACCGCAAAGCATCGGCCCATCCTTTTGAGAATGTTCAGGCCTTGCTTCCAGTGACTTCTTGGTTGGGAGCTCACCCCGTGCCAG AACATAGAAGAGACGCAGCCAGGGCTGAGGATTCTGTTGTGCTGTCATATGGTACCGAGTTGATTGGGATGCAGAGAGACTGGAATGAGGAACTGCAGTCATGCCGAGAGTTTCCTCATGCCAATCCTCAAGAAAG GATATTGCGAGGCAGAGCACTCTATAAAGTGACATGTGATTTTGTTGATGCTGCTGTAAAAGGAGCAGTCGGTGTCATCAATAGATGTATACCTCCAATCAATCCAACTGATCCAGAATGTTTCCATAT GTATGTCCACAACAACATTTTCTTCAGTTTTGCGGTTGACTCTGACTATGAGCAAATCTCAAAGGACCAAAAGCCAGATTGCCAAAATGGTTCTAGCAGGAGTACGCCAGTCCTCTCCCCAGGTTTGGGTGCCAAGGCAGATTCTGGAGTAGCACCAGATTCAGAAACTGAAGAGGCAAACAGTGTTTTGGAAGGACCTACAGAGGCACAAATAGCAGACAGTGAGCAGGCGACCTATGCTTCTGCTAATAATGACTTGAAAGGAACGAAATCTTACCAAGAAGCTGATATTTCGGGGCTTTATAATCTTGCCATGGCAATAATTGATTACAGAGGTCACAGGGTTGTAGCTCAG AGTATCATACCTGGTATTCTTCAAGGAGACAAGTCTGACTCCCTTCTGTATGGTTCTGTTGATAATGGCAAGAAGATATCTTGGAACGAGTCATTCCATGCAAAG GTAGTTGAGGCTGCAAAGCGTCTCCATGTGAAGGAGCATGTGGTTTTGGATGGTTCTGGCAATCCTGTAAAATTAGCTGCTACAGTTGAATGCAAGGGAATCGTTGGTAGTGATGACAG GCATTATATTTTGGATCTGATGAGAGTGACTCCTCGAGATTCTAACTACATTGGACTGCAGCACCGTTTCTGTGTGTTGAGACCTGAGCTTGTAGCCTCATTTGTCGAG GCTGAATCCATAAAGAAATCCCCTACGCAGAAAGTTCCGGATGTTCCCACAGAATCGAATGGGCAAGAATCTGATGACATTGCCAGTGGTTCTGATGCTACG GCTGCTTCTGTGGAGGAACATGACAAGTCTGATGAAACCCCTGTTTCTACACCTGCTGAAAGTAATGACTCGACTGCTGAAATTCTTTTCAATCCAAATGTATTTACGGAGTACAAGCTTGCTGGCAGTCCTGAG GAGATTGAAGCAGATGAAGCTTTGGTTAAAAAGGTTGGTTCGTATCTGTTAGATACGGTGATCCCAAAGTTTGTTCAGGATCTTTGCTCTCTTGATGTCTCCCCTATGGACGGTCAAACTTTAACTGATGTGCTGCATAGCAATGGGATAAATGTTAGGTATCTGGGCAAA GTTGCAGGCTTGATCAAGCATTTGCCACATCTGTGGGACTTATTTTCGGCTGAGATAATTGTTAGGTCTGCGAAGCATGTTGTCAAG GACATACTGAGGCAAAGCCCGGACCATAATATTGCACCTGCTGTTGCTCATTTCTTGAATTGTTTTTTTGGCAAAGTTTTGGCTGCTTCAACAAAAGGTAGTACTGGCAGCCCGCAGTCGAAAACCCAGAAG AAATCAAGTCAATCAGCTTCTTCAAAAAAGGGTCAATCTGCATTTTCCCAGCTAACATCTGACGGAGTTTGGTCTGACATTAAGGAGTTCGCGAAACATAAATACCAG TTTGAAGCGCCGGATGATGTGAGGGTTGGGGCTAAAAGAGTTGCAGTTCTCCGCAATCTTTGCCAAAAG GTGGGAATAACAATTGCTGCTCGCAAATACGATCTGCATTCTACTACTCCATTCCAACCTTCAGATATCTTGAATCTCCAACCAGTCGTTAAGCACTCAGTTCCTACCTGTACTGATGCAAGGAAGCTTATGGAAGCTGGGAAAATCCGGATGGCTGAG GGAACTCTAAATGAGGCGTATGCACTATTTTCTGAAGCTTTTTCTCTACTTCAACAG ATCAATGGTCCCATGCACAAGGATGCTGCGAACTGTTGCCg GTACCTTGCTATGGTTTTGTACCATGCCGGCGACACAGCAGGAGCAATTGTGCAGCAACATAGAGAGCTTATCATAAATGAGCGATGCCTTGGTCTAGACCATCCTGATACAGCCCACAG CTACGGTAACATGGCTTTGTTCTATCATGGGCTCAATCAAACCGAACTTGCGCTGCGACACATGTCCCGTACACTGCTGTTGCTGAGTTTAGCATCTGGTCCTGATCATCCGGATGTTGCAGCAACTCTTATAAATGTGGCGATGATGTACCAGGATGCGAGCAATATGAGTACTGCTCTTAGGTATCTTCAAGAAGCACTTAAGAAGAACGAGCGCCTTTTAGGCCCAGGTCATATTCAAACAGCAGTTTGCTATCATGCTCTTGCCATTGCATTCAGCTGTATGGGTGCATACAAGCTTTCAGTTCAG CATGAAACCAAGACACATGATATACTGGTCAAACAGTTAGGTAGTGATGATTCACGAACAAAAGATTCAGAAAATTGGTTGAATACATTTAAGGGGCGAGAACAGCAG GTTATTGCGCAGAAGCAAAAAGGCCAGGGAACTGTCCCCTCTGCTAACGCTGTTGAATTCTTGAAG GCTCATCCTGGATTGTTCCAAGCAATGAAGGCAGCTGCGATCCAATCTGGTGGCGATGGACCAGCAAATGTCAACAGAGTAAGAGGAGGTGACGAGCGCGCTGCCAAGGCGGCCGCAGAAGCCCGAAAAACGGCTGTTGCCAGGGGTGTTAATCTCCGCAACGGGCCTGCTGCGAGCGTTTCTGACATCAATCAAATTCTCAACCTCATCAACTCCGCTGCTTCCGCGTCTGCTGCTTCTTCTGGCAATGCTCAGGCAACTGAATCTGAAGTGCCGCAGTCCAACGGTCCTGCCCTGAATGGCGCAAAGGAGGCCAAGGATACAAGCCGTCCGTCGGCCAAGGCTGACGGTCAAGCCCCAGTAGGATTAGGTGCGTCATTGGAGCTGAAGAAGCAGAAGTCCAAGCAGAAGGCATAG